In the genome of Streptomyces sp. P3, the window TACAGGCAGCAGTGTAGTGCTGCGGCGGAGGTCGCCTCGTGCCTCCGCGGAAGGATCACCCGTCCGTGGGTGGACGGGATGGACAACGGGGCCGGAGCATTGCGCTCCGGCCCCTGTCCCCGAGGCCTAGGCCTCTTCGTCGACCCAGCTCATCAGCTTGCGGAGCTGCTTGCCGGTGGTCTCCAGCAGGTGCTCGGAGTCCTGCTGCTTGTACTCGTTGTACTTCTTCAGACCGCCGTGGTACTCGGCCATCCACTCACGCGCGAAGGTGCCGTCCTGGATCTCGGCGAGGACCTTCTTCATCTCCGCCTTGGTGGCGTCGGTGATGATCCGCGGACCGGTGACGTAGTCGCCCCACTCGGCGGTCTCGGAGACCGACCAGCGCATCTTCTCCAGGCCGCCCTCGTACATGAGGTCGACGATCAGCTTCAGCTCGTGCAGGCACTCGAAGTAGGCGATCTCCGGCTGGTAGCCCGCCTCGGTCAGCGTCTCGAAACCGGCCTTCACCAGCGCGGCCGTACCACCGCAGAGGACGGCCTGCTCACCGAACAGGTCGGTCTCGGTCTCCTCGGTGAAGGTCGTCTTGATGACGCCGGCGCGGGTGCCGCCGATGCCCTTGGCGTAGGACAGCGCCAGCGCGAAGGCGTTGCCGGTGGCGTCCTGCTCGACGGCGGCGATGCACGGAACGCCGCGGCCCTCCTCGTACTGACGGCGCACCAGGTGGCCCGGGCCCTTCGGGGCGACCATGCAGACGTCGATGCCGGCCGGGGGCTTGATGAAGTCGAAGCGGATGTTCAGGCCGTGGCCGAAGAACAGCGCGTCGCCGTCCTTGAGGTTGTCCTTG includes:
- the ilvC gene encoding ketol-acid reductoisomerase, with the protein product MAELFYDADADLSIIQGRKVAVIGYGSQGHAHALSLRDSGVDVRVGLHEGSKSKAKAEEQGLRVVTPAEAAAEADVIMILVPDPIQAQVYEESIKDNLKDGDALFFGHGLNIRFDFIKPPAGIDVCMVAPKGPGHLVRRQYEEGRGVPCIAAVEQDATGNAFALALSYAKGIGGTRAGVIKTTFTEETETDLFGEQAVLCGGTAALVKAGFETLTEAGYQPEIAYFECLHELKLIVDLMYEGGLEKMRWSVSETAEWGDYVTGPRIITDATKAEMKKVLAEIQDGTFAREWMAEYHGGLKKYNEYKQQDSEHLLETTGKQLRKLMSWVDEEA